In Nymphaea colorata isolate Beijing-Zhang1983 chromosome 3, ASM883128v2, whole genome shotgun sequence, a genomic segment contains:
- the LOC116251106 gene encoding uncharacterized protein LOC116251106, with translation MSSKEKPTLGGTRIKTRKRNIAAPLDPAAFADAVVQIYLDNAGDLELVARSLESSDLNFSRYGDTFFEVVFTGGRTQPGTIKPDEGERHTYSVLDCQPTREAILPYVLYIQKILRRRPFLIKNLENVMRRFLQSLELFEENERKKLAIFTALTFSQKLSGLPPETVFQPLLKDSLVAKGLVLSFITDFFKEYLVENSLDDLIALLKRGKMEDNLLEFFPTAKRSAEGFSEHFRKEGLLPLVDYNEKKIFDVKLKEMKSTLISQISEEADTSEVIETVKQHVKDGKFPDIDVVRILWDVIMEAVQWSGKNQQQNANSALRQVKTWAKLLNTFCVNAKLELELMYKIQIQCYEDAKLMKLFPEIVRSLYDQDVLGEDTILMWFRRGTNPKGRQTFVKALEPFVNWLEEAEEEE, from the exons ATGAG CTCGAAGGAGAAACCCACTCTTGG TGGTACGCGGATTAAGACCCGCAAACGGAACATCGCAGCTCCTTTGGACCCTGCAGCTTTTGCAGATGCAGTGGTCCAGATATATTTGGATAATGCTGGTGATCTG GAACTTGTTGCCAGGAGTCTCGAATCCTCTGATCTCAACTTCTCAAGATATGGTGACACCTTTTTCGAG GTGGTCTTCACTGGTGGCCGTACCCAACCCGGCACTATAAAGCCTGATGAAGGGGAGCGCCACACATACTCTGTTTTAGATTGTCAACCAACACGTGAAGCCATTCTCCCATATGTTCTTTACATACAGAAGATCTTGAGAAGAAGGCCATTTCTTattaaaaatcttgaaaatgtTATGCGAAGATTTCTTCAGTCACTGGAACTTTTTGAAGAGAATGAAAGGAAGAAACTTGCTATTTTCACAGCCCTCACTTTCTCTCAGAAACTTTCAGGTCTTCCACCAGAGACGGTTTTTCAGCCGCTGCTCAAGGACAGCCTTGTGGCCAAGGGGCTCGTTCTTTCATTCATAACGGATTTTTTCAAGGAGTACTTAGTTGAGAACAGTCTTGATGATCTAATAGCCCTCCTGAAGCGGGGTAAAATGGAAGACAATCTTTTGGAGttcttccccactgcaaaacgATCTGCAGAGGGTTTCTCTGAGCACTTCAG GAAGGAAGGGCTCCTTCCCTTGGTTGAttacaatgagaaaaagatatttGATGTCAAATTGAAGGAGATGAAGTCTACTCTTATTTCACAGATATCAGAAGAGGCTGATACTTCAGAAGTTATAGAAACAGTGAAGCAGCACGTGAAGGATGGTAAATTTCCAGATATTGATGTTGTCAGGATCCTGTGGGATGTCATCATGGAGGCTGTCCAATGGTCTGGTAAAAATCAGCAGCAAAATGCAAATTCTGCACTTCGCCAG GTGAAGACTTGGGCCAAGCTTCTGAACACGTTTTGTGTGAATGCgaaacttgagcttgagctcatgTACAAAATTCAGATCCAATGCTATGAGGATGCCAAGCTGATGAAGCTGTTTCCTGAAATTGTAAGGTCTCTCTATGACCAGGATGTGCTTGGAGAAGACACAATTTTGATGTGGTTCCGTAGAGGCACCAACCCAAAGGGCAG GCAAACATTCGTGAAAGCTCTGGAGCCTTTTGTAAACTGGCTGGAAGAGGCtgaggaagaagaataa